A stretch of Panthera uncia isolate 11264 chromosome A1 unlocalized genomic scaffold, Puncia_PCG_1.0 HiC_scaffold_16, whole genome shotgun sequence DNA encodes these proteins:
- the LOC125933706 gene encoding small ubiquitin-related modifier 1-like, which translates to MSDQEAKPSTEDLGDEKEGEYIKLKVTGQDGSAIHFKVKMTTHLKKLQESYCPRQGVPMNSLRFLFAGPRIADNHAPKEVGMEEEDVIGVYQEQTGGHPTI; encoded by the coding sequence ATGTCTGACCAGGAGGCAAAACCTTCAACTGAGGACTTGGGggatgagaaggaaggagaatacATTAAACTCAAAGTCACTGGACAGGATGGCAGTGCGATTCACTTCAAAGTGAAAATGACAACACATCTCAAGAAACTCCAAGAATCATACTGTCCAAGACAGGGAGTTCCAATGAATTCACTCAGGTTTCTCTTTGCAGGTCCGAGAATTGCTGATAATCATGCTCCAAAAGAAGTGGGAATGGAGGAGGAAGATGTGATTGGAGTTTATCAGGAACAAACAGGGGGTCATCCAACGatttag